One genomic segment of Acanthochromis polyacanthus isolate Apoly-LR-REF ecotype Palm Island chromosome 9, KAUST_Apoly_ChrSc, whole genome shotgun sequence includes these proteins:
- the ccdc18 gene encoding coiled-coil domain-containing protein 18, whose product MESVSARKKGGCVRQENCLTFQDEQLISDLDAVQYELATSMSQVRLRGPRIGINSNVAAMSEQIRQLEAELEVQAKELKEAELRAECCQEAADHSDIAVATLTEELSSLKEELENKMALGKRAEQQRNQALQNAEQLKEAFKDYKAAISIKLNKVMESESKLKESLIECDREKEELEIKFTVLEREKSEQSQTISQLKEELKQAKAAAAGLQTQTDEAERKASHLERQLVERGTECREMAVLRRELEELRTLSHSQEQRVAQSQREAQQSQTELAGLEAIVALLHLREGVMGPICASPCMLPQVDYSGTAHLLKLKPGEGYQQLLRVLQSIEAERKKQSSLTERLQERLSRAQEEISSLQSSMAQRASHYQNLHTELLDKVSHAADTEKELKRKSARVAALEKQLQEKTSAYGQAALKNTELEDQLLEKTSSLQHYQTLMTKKQREYQQSLEKCKQTQAHQFTEQQQRIEMLQLSVEEAQSQVFLMQQELNSLQTDRDEAQKAALVLQTSLDQLTQEKQAEDRHNEELLQSFKEQAAQSAAKVYELQLSLSACRDELNLYLQKMEEVKKNCESELQKSNEKVSSLQEKLHSSSLACQSSSEQNLQLQVSLQQQQTMLTESTARVSELEESQSQLQRQVSSLEQQLERTRLSLQDEVRNREQDVQLKDKNLQEVNQQNAQLSESVSHLTSEMKECRGELVSKDSELERLRRDVAIKTSQINSLEESLHHTKGQLVSKSDMVMDLEEKLHRCEADRLGSVQRVQILEGQLQTVRGELADTLEQLQELRDILQRTQTISDERQASVEKLTVRLSETQRELEERTHEVLDLDNALKERQGELQQRAKLLGQLDVAIKEHKQEMDRKVESLQQRLEDRASELREAQRQFTDRNMKESQEFNQQLHVYQQKLQKVQEELEETQSHCEALSRELDSTKLLTKETEAQLCSVEEELTLKEADWLQSEARLNSMVASLERELELEREQHSKELESLQQTRGQLLKVSEQISSSMRSSQEQLTVKLQQSQIQLSQAKAHCDRTKAQLDQTKTELDRTRNQSSHLQTQLDQSQAQLLQTEVQLEQSRVHNSRLHVQLEQLTVQLNQTRVQLHASEKSVQTSTDSLLIKESEVTRLQAKISSLGRAADRQNLFNHALSLPSLHKLTPEHSPPSSPSKLQTTVHSPSRIHSVLLRSPTHTQTSSSPPDHIHLQPGSAVLSESSISSSLDLPLSLKATLREALSSKQPWESCSLSNSSFSDTVDHSWQGLSATEASAASDLSFNPLTYMVDKQNVDMEATSMQEEGDEPLSESRRDSESTLVGQEEEVDMSSLTGMLRFVNQTLAMQEDPSLRSSTNPSQT is encoded by the exons ATGGAGTCTGTGTCTGCGAGGAAGAAGGGGGGCTGTGTACGACAGGAGAACTGTCTCACCTTCCAGGATGAGCAGCTCATCAGTGACTTAGATGCTGTGCAGTATGAGCTGGCTACCTCCATGTCTCAG gTTCGCCTCAGAGGCCCTAGGATtgggattaacagtaatgtGGCTGCCATGAGTGAACAGATTCGCCAGCTTGAAGCAGAACTGGAAGTTCAGGCCAAAGAACTAAA ggAAGCAGAGCTGAGGGCAGAGTGTTGTCAGGAAGCAGCAGATCACAGTGACATTGCAGTTGCAACACTTACTGAAGAGCTGAGCTCGCTCAAAGAGGAGCTGGAGAACAAGATGGCGCTAGGGAAACG GGCTGAACAACAAAGGAACCAAGCACTTCAAAATGCAGAGCAACTCAAAGAAGCTTTCAAAGATTATAAGGCTGCCATTTCCATTAAGCTTAATAAG gtgATGGAGAGCGAGAGCAAACTAAAAGAGAGTCTTATTGAGtgtgacagagaaaaagaagagctgGAAATAAAGTTTACTGTTTTGGAGAGAGAGAAGTCTGAACAGAGCCAAACAATAAG CCAGCTGAAGGAGGAGTTGAAGCAGGCcaaggctgcagctgctggccTTCAAACCCAAACTGATGAGGCCGAACGCAAGGCCTCACATCTGGAGCGGCAGCTTGTGGAACGAGGTACAGAGTGCAGGGAGATGGCTGTTCTGCGGCGGGAGCTGGAAGAGCTGCGGACTCTGAGCCACAGTCAAGAGCAGAGAGTGGCCCAGAGCCAAAGGGAGGCTCAGCAGAGCCAGACAGAGCTGGCCGGCCTGGAGGCCATAGTGGCCCTGCTGCATCTGCGAGAG GGTGTCATGGGTCCAATCTGTGCCAGTCCTTGCATGTTGCCCCAAGTGGATTATTCAGGAACTGCACACCTGCTGAAACTAAAGCCAG GTGAAGGCTACCAGCAGCTGCTGCGAGTGCTGCAGTCGATAGAAGCTGAGCGGAAGAAACAGAGCAGCCTGACCGAGCGGCTTCAGGAGCGTCTGAGCCGAGCACAGGAGGAGATCAGCTCCCTGCAGAGCTCCATGGCCCAGAGAGCCTCCCACTACCAGAACCTCCACACAGAGCTTCTGGACAAAGTCAGCCATGCTgctgacacagagaaagag ttaaaaagaaaaagtgcacGAGTCGCTGCCTTGGAGAAACAGCTACAGGAGAAAACTTCCGCTTACGGTCAGGCTGCCCTGAAGAACACTGAGCTGGAAGATCAGCTGctg GAAAAGACCAGCTCTCTGCAGCATTACCAGACACTGATGACCAAAAAGCAAAGAGAGTACCAGCAGTCTTTGGAAAAGTGTAAACAAACGCAAGCTCATCAGTTCACGGAGCAACAACAAAGAATAGAAATG TTGCAGTTGTCTGTGGAAGAGGCTCAGTCTCAGGTGTTTCTGATGCAGCAGGAGTTGAATTCACTCCAGACGGATCGTGATGAAGCTCAGAAAGCAGCTCTAGTACTGCAGACATCTTTAGACCAGCTCACACAG gaaaAGCAGGCTGAAGACAGACACAATGAGGAGTTGCTGCAGAGTTTCAAAGAGCAGGCAGCTCAGTCGGCCGCCAAG GTGTATGAACTGCAGTTGTCGCTGTCGGCGTGTAGAGACGAGCTGAACTTATACCTGCAGAAgatggaggaggtgaagaagaactGTGAGAGTGAGCTGCAGAAGAGCAATGAAAAG GTGTCGTCTCTGCAGGAGAAGCTCCACAGCAGCAGTCTGGCGTGTCAGAGCTCCAGTGAGCAGAACCTGCAGCTGCAAGTttctctccagcagcagcaaacgATGCTAACCGAGAGCACTGCTCGAGTTTCTGAGCTGGAGGAGAGCCAGAGTCAACTACAGAGACAG GTTTCCAGtctggagcagcagctggaacGAACCCGGTTATCTCTGCAGGATGAAGTCAGGAACAGAGAGCAGGATGTTCAGCTGAAAGACAAGAACCTGCAGGAGGTGAACCAACAAAACGCACAACTCTCTGAGTCTGTCAG CCATCTCACATCAGAGATGAAAGAGTGTCGAGGGGAGCTGGTGTCTAAAGACTCAGAATTGGAGCGTCTGAGGAGGGACGTCGCCATCAAGACTTCTCAGATCAACAGCCTGGAAGAGAGTCTGCACCACACGAAGGGCCAACTTGTCAGCAAGAGTGACATGG TTATGGATCTTGAGGAAAAGCTCCACCGCTGTGAGGCGGATCGGCTCGGCTCTGTGCAGCGGGTCCAAATCCTGGAGGGCCAGCTGCAAACGGTGCGTGGAGAGTTGGCGGACACTCTGGAGCAACTGCAGGAACTCAGGGACATTCTGCAGAGAACCCAGACCATTTCAGATGAGCGGCAAGCCTCAGTGGAAAAACTGACTGTTCGGCTTAG tGAGACCCAGAGGGAGCTGGAGGAGAGAACTCACGAGGTCTTAGACCTGGACAATGCACTGAAGGAAAGACAGGGGGAGCTCCAACAGAGAGCAAAGCTG CTCGGCCAGCTGGATGTGGCCATCAAAGAGCACAAGCAGGAGATGGACAGGAAGGTGGAGTCTCTGCAGCAGAGGCTGGAAGACAGAGCGAGCGAGCTGAGAGAGGCACAGAGGCAGttcacagacagaaacatgaag GAGTCACAGGAGTTCAACCAGCAGCTTCACGTTTATCAGCAGAAACTTCAGAAAGTCCAAGAAGAGCTTGAAGAAACTCAGAGTCACTGTGAGGCTCTGAGCAGAGAGCTGGACTCCACCAAACTGCTGACCAAAGAGACG GAGGCCCAGCTGTGTAgtgtggaggaggagctgaCTCTGAAGGAGGCAGACTGGCTGCAGTCGGAGGCCAGGCTGAACAGCATGGTGGCGTCTTTGGAGCgggagctggagctggagagGGAGCAGCACAGCAAGGAG CTGGAGTCTCTGCAGCAGACCCGAGGTCAGCTCCTCAAAGTGTCGGAGCAGATCTCCTCCTCCATGCGCTCTTCCCAGGAGCAGCTCACTGTTAAACTTCAGCAGAGCCAAATCCAGCTCTCGCAGGCCAAGGCCCACTGTGACCGGACCAAAGCCCAGCTGGACCAAACTAAGACTGAGCTGGATCGCACCCGGAACCAAAGCAGTCACCTCCAGACACAGTTAGACCAGAGCCAGGCTCAGCTCCTTCAGACTGAAGTCCAGCTGGAGCAGAGCAGAGTCCACAACAGCCGCTTACATGTCCAGCTGGAGCAGCTAACCGTGCAGTTAAATCAAACCCGGGTCCAGCTACACGCCTCTGAGAAGTCTGTGCAGACCTCCACTGACTCTCTGCTCATCAAG GAGTCTGAGGTAACTCGTCTCCAAGCCAAAATCTCCAGTCTGGGACGAGCTGCTGACCGACAGAACCTCTTCAATCACGCGCTTTCTCTCCCTTCTCTGCACAAACTCACTCCAGAGcactctcctccttcctcccccaGTAAGCTCCAAACCACAGTTCACTCTCCCTCACGTATTCACTCAGTGCTCCTACGCTccccgacacacacacaaaccagctCATCACCTCCTGATCACATACACCTCCAGCCCGGGTCAGCCGTTCTGTCTGAGAGCAGCATCAGCTCCTCTCTGGACCTTCCTCTGAGCCTGAAGGCCACACTGAGGGAGGCTCTGAGCAGCAAACAGCCGTGGGAGTCCTGCTCACTTTCCAATTCCTCCTTCTCAGACACAGTGGACCACAGCTGGCAGGGCCTCTCTGCTACCGAGGCCTCAGCAGCGTCTGACCTCTCCTTCAACCCGCTCACTTACATGGTGGACAAACAAAACGTTGATATGGAGGCTACCTCGATGCAGGAGGAAGGAGACGAGCCTCTCAGTGAGTCCAGGAGGGATTCTGAGAGCACACTGGTGggtcaggaggaggaggtggacaTGAGCTCACTGACGGGGATGCTGAGGTTTGTTAATCAGACGTTAGCCATGCAGGAGGATCCTTCTTTACGGAGCTCCACAAACCCGTCACAGACCTGA